A stretch of the Alnus glutinosa chromosome 6, dhAlnGlut1.1, whole genome shotgun sequence genome encodes the following:
- the LOC133870636 gene encoding uncharacterized protein LOC133870636 encodes MSKEETINFLKVIKDVRVPDGYASNLSRYVNLKARTIVSMKSHDNHILMQQLLPIALCGSLEKKVVKPLIELSAFFRGICSKTLTEEDLARHEVEIPIILCKLEKLFPSGFFTIMVHVVIHLVRECRLGGPVHYRWMYSVERSLGRYKSLVRNRAAPEGSIVEGYLVDEMITFCSRYLENALTVHNRPQRNPDEARGAVNQMDQTRRTELGDKLVWHSKGPIETAFEYNRYVVNSKLFRTVAQDEEKTTQNSGVCVPTVDGDTYYGKLTRIIEVEYYDTTRYVLFKCDWADIRKDRRWSEDEYGITLVNFKNLIHTGDNILDDPYVLSSQVSQVYYVHDDRNLDWCCIIRTKPRNVYDVDEGEGNNDEDLNYHESEPLNLNINQDPNDVDYGEDLHYARSNIPAIEVVQPQ; translated from the exons ATGTCTAAGGAGGAAacaattaatttcttaaaagtGATCAAAGATGTTAGAGTACCCGATGGATATGCCTCCAATTTGTCCCGTTACGTGAACCTTAAAGCCCGTACCATTGTTAGTATGAAGAGTCATGACAACCATATACTCATGCAACAACTGCTGCCAATAGCTTTGTGTGGATCCTTGGAAAAGAAGGTTGTGAAACCTTTGATAGAGTTGTCTGCATTTTTTAGGGGTATATGTTCAAAAACATTGACGGAAGAAGATCTAGCCCGACATGAAGTTGAAATCCCTATCATATTGTGCAAGCTTGAAAAACTATTTCCTTCGGGCTTCTTTACAATTATGGTTCATGTTGTCATACATTTGGTTCGTGAATGTCGACTTGGTGGACCGGTACACTATCGGTGGATGTATTCGGTTGAGAG GTCCCTTGGACGATACAAATCCCTAGTGCGCAACAGAGCTGCACCTGAGGGTTCTATAGTGGAAGGTTACTTAGTGGATGAAATGATCACATTTTGTTCGCGGTACTTAGAGAACGCACTCACAGTCCACAATAGGCCTCAGAGAAACCCTGATGAGGCTAGGGGAGCG GTCAACCAAATGGACCAAACACGTAGAACTGAGTTAGGGGATAAGCTTGTATGGCATTCTAAAGGGCCAATTGAAACAGCCTTCGAATATAACCGATATGTAGTTAACAGCAAGCTGTTTCGCACTGTGGCCcaagatgaagaaaaaacaacccaaaatagTGGCGTGTGTGTGCCTACAGTTGATGGCGATACCTATTATGGGAAGCTAACTCGAATAATAGAGGTAGAGTACTATGACACGACTAGGTATGTGCTATTTAAGTGTGATTGGGCGGACATTAGAAAGGATAGAAGATGGTCGGAGGATGAGTATGGTATAACACTTGTGAATTTCAAAAACCTAATACATACGGGAGATAACATTTTGGATGATCCATACGTATTATCTTCACAAGTATCCCAAGTATACTATGTCCATGACGACAGGAACCTAGACTGGTGTTGCATAATAAGGACTAAACCGAGAAACGTGTATGATGTTGATGAGGGAGAAGGgaacaatgatgaagatctCAACTACCATGAGAGTGAGCCATTGAACTTGAACATTAATCAGGATCCAAATGATGTTGATTACGGTGAAGACCTTCATTATGCCCGTAGCAATATACCTGCGATCGAAGTAGTACAACCACAATAA
- the LOC133870637 gene encoding putative UPF0481 protein At3g02645: MEPPKLSYEQEWVIQISRAIEEGLEESDEERVLVSIFSVPKTLFSFKPEAYIPQLIALGPYHHQRLELFEMEHYKLTSAKRVQKNIQPIKFCHLVNHIAESDSTLRACYHRFLEFDRETLAWIFAIDTSFLLEYLQTYSAKTEGSLMRVSSKMAHLIDYTRRKTAHHAILRDIIMLENQIPLFLLREVHKFYLLHEDHDQALATMMMGFCKELSPIKYINYQHFREECFERAHLLELLYHMVAPKPQLVPDCEQEEPKADEEIGWFRKALKSFLAALIYINLAPLRLLSKICKSKAIMLLVTLPFTILSYVLHLGNNGDINNLISSAGGVAEEVESASQKTKEELSPLVEEIAIPSVQQLHKVGVKFRPAKGGLESINFDKCCGKFYLPVIHLDDNSEVVLRNLVAYEACMAPEVMVFTRYTELMNGIIDGEEDVRILREAGIILNRLKSDKEVATLWNGMTKSVRVTKVPILDKAIEGANTYYSGSWKVRMNVTMKKYVFGSWPCLTFLAANVLILLSTLEAACSMYNCPKIFKPL, translated from the coding sequence ATGGAACCACCAAAACTTAGTTATGAACAAGAATGGGTCATACAGATAAGTCGAGCCATAGAAGAAGGCCTAGAAGAAAGCGATGAAGAACGTGTTCTCGTTAGCATCTTCAGCGTACCCAAAACCCTATTCTCTTTCAAACCAGAAGCATACATTCCACAGCTAATAGCCCTTGGCCCGTACCATCACCAGCGGCTTGAACTCTTCGAGATGGAGCACTACAAGCTCACTTCAGCTAAGAGAGTGCAAAAGAACATCCAACCAATCAAATTTTGCCACTTGGTCAATCATATTGCGGAAAGTGATAGCACTCTCCGTGCGTGCTACCACCGCTTCTTGGAGTTCGACCGGGAAACACTCGCATGGATATTTGCCATCGATACTTCCTTCTTGTTGGAGTATCTCCAAACCTACTCTGCCAAAACGGAAGGTTCGCTTATGCGAGTCTCTTCTAAGATGGCACATCTGATCGACTATACAAGGAGGAAAACGGCACACCACGCGATCCTCAGGGATATTATCATGCTGGAAAACCAAATCCCTCTCTTTTTGCTCAGAGAAGTCCACAAATTTTATCTGCTGCATGAAGATCATGACCAAGCATTAGCCACAATGATGATGGGTTTCTGCAAAGAACTATCACCCATCAAGTACATTAATTACCAACATTTTAGAGAAGAATGTTTCGAGAGAGCCCATTTGCTAGAACTTCTCTACCACATGGTTGCACCAAAGCCGCAACTTGTACCTGATTGTGAGCAGGAGGAGCCAAAAGCTGACGAAGAGATTGGCTGGTTTAGAAAGGCCTTGAAATCATTCTTGGCGGCACTAATTTATATTAACTTGGCCCCGCTCCGCCTTCTCAGTAAAATTTGCAAGTCAAAAGCAATCATGCTTCTGGTTACACTGCCATTTACAATCCTCTCGTATGTTTTGCATCTTGGAAACAATGGTGATATAAACAATCTCATATCATCAGCAGGGGGCGTGGCCGAAGAGGTGGAAAGTGCATCTCAGAAGACTAAAGAAGAATTGAGTCCTTTGGTCGAAGAGATTGCAATCCCAAGCGTGCAACAGCTTCATAAAGTTGGTGTCAAATTTCGCCCAGCAAAGGGTGGATTGGAATCCATAAATTTCGACAAGTGTTGCGGTAAATTTTACCTTCCTGTTATTCATTTGGATGATAACTCGGAAGTTGTGCTAAGGAACCTGGTGGCCTATGAGGCATGCATGGCGCCGGAGGTGATGGTTTTTACACGTTACACGGAATTGATGAATGGAATAATTGATGGTGAGGAGGATGTGAGGATTCTTCGAGAGGCGGGGATCATCTTGAACCGCCTCAAAAGCGATAAAGAAGTGGCAACGCTTTGGAATGGCATGACGAAGTCTGTGAGGGTAACGAAAGTTCCCATTCTGGACAAGGCCATTGAAGGTGCAAATACTTATTATTCGGGGAGTTGGAAGGTCAGGATGAACGTGACCATGAAGAAGTATGTCTTTGGTTCATGGCCATGTCTTACGTTTTTAGCAGCCAATGTTCTGATATTGCTGTCTACTCTGGAGGCTGCTTGCTCGATGTACAATTGCCCCAAAATTTTCAAGCCTCTGTGA